One part of the Candidatus Methylomirabilota bacterium genome encodes these proteins:
- a CDS encoding DUF433 domain-containing protein → QFETDGVNLFIQKVDKLINVSQEGQLAMRELLTSHLQRIEHDEAGLAMRLYPFTRPDHFQQLKAVVIDPRMSFGRPVIAGTGIAIVVIAERYLAGESIVELAKDYGRELSEIEEAVRCELRLEAA, encoded by the coding sequence ACAGTTCGAGACCGATGGGGTGAACCTGTTCATCCAGAAGGTCGACAAGCTGATCAATGTTTCGCAGGAAGGGCAGCTCGCCATGCGCGAGCTGCTCACGAGCCACCTGCAGCGCATCGAGCATGACGAAGCCGGGCTCGCCATGAGGCTCTATCCCTTCACTCGCCCGGACCATTTCCAGCAACTGAAGGCGGTGGTGATCGATCCACGCATGTCGTTCGGTCGACCGGTCATCGCCGGGACCGGCATCGCTATCGTCGTCATTGCCGAGCGCTACCTGGCCGGCGAGTCGATCGTAGAACTGGCGAAGGACTATGGCCGCGAGCTGAGCGAGATCGAAGAAGCTGTCCGCTGCGAGCTCCGCCTCGAAGCCGCCTGA